A single window of Candidatus Dormiibacterota bacterium DNA harbors:
- a CDS encoding aminotransferase class I/II-fold pyridoxal phosphate-dependent enzyme, giving the protein MDQTKTPYFQALLDYVDAGVIPFHTPGHVQGNGMDASFREFVGDNICAIDLTPMPGLDDLLQPTEAVRDAQELAAQAYGADRTFFLVNGSTSGNQCMMMTAVNPGDKIAVPRNSHKSMLGGLVMSGAQPVYMQPEVDEGLHMDHCVTPQTVARTLEEHPDLAAVYIVSPTYYGVAADLAEIARIVHDAGKLLLVDEAWGPHFHFHPELPLSATAAKADLSINSTHKMLSAFSQCAMLHQCGDRVRVDRLQSVVKMFLSTSPNLPMVASLDVARKQMATDGERLLSRTIALAREARERINRVEGLYSFGDELKGRPGVFDVDPTKVVVTVRGLGYTGYEVSELLRRRYNIQVELADLFNIVALFTIGTRDEAAERFVTALEEISRDDRPLDMFARSGILEQPRNRRSYRLPKTPPMRMLPRDAFLAPTESVTFRKSKGRICAETIAPYPPGIPVLAPGEEITDEILNYLRLELKAGVRIQGPYDSELRTIRVVRP; this is encoded by the coding sequence GTGGACCAAACAAAAACGCCGTATTTTCAGGCACTGCTCGACTACGTCGATGCAGGCGTGATCCCGTTTCACACGCCGGGGCACGTTCAAGGCAACGGGATGGATGCGTCGTTTCGAGAGTTCGTCGGCGACAATATTTGCGCGATCGATCTCACGCCGATGCCGGGGCTCGACGATCTGCTCCAGCCTACCGAGGCCGTGCGCGACGCGCAGGAGCTTGCCGCGCAGGCGTACGGAGCGGATCGAACGTTCTTTTTGGTCAACGGATCCACGAGCGGGAACCAATGCATGATGATGACCGCCGTGAACCCGGGCGACAAGATCGCGGTTCCTCGTAACTCGCACAAGTCGATGCTCGGCGGACTCGTCATGAGCGGGGCGCAGCCCGTCTACATGCAGCCGGAGGTGGACGAAGGGCTCCACATGGATCACTGCGTGACGCCGCAGACGGTAGCGCGCACGCTCGAGGAGCACCCCGATCTCGCCGCCGTCTACATCGTCTCCCCGACGTACTACGGCGTTGCGGCCGATTTGGCCGAGATCGCGCGCATCGTCCACGATGCCGGGAAGCTGCTGCTGGTCGACGAGGCGTGGGGGCCGCATTTCCACTTCCATCCGGAGCTGCCGCTTTCGGCGACCGCTGCCAAGGCCGACTTGTCCATCAACTCGACGCATAAGATGCTCTCGGCCTTTTCGCAGTGCGCGATGCTGCACCAGTGCGGAGATCGCGTGCGCGTGGATCGGCTCCAGTCGGTCGTCAAGATGTTCCTTTCGACCTCGCCCAATCTGCCGATGGTCGCCTCGCTCGACGTGGCGCGCAAGCAGATGGCGACGGATGGCGAGCGGCTGCTCTCACGAACGATTGCGCTCGCTCGCGAAGCGCGCGAGAGAATCAATCGGGTCGAAGGTCTCTACTCGTTCGGCGACGAGCTCAAGGGGCGCCCGGGAGTTTTCGACGTCGACCCGACCAAGGTCGTCGTTACCGTGCGCGGCCTCGGGTACACCGGCTACGAGGTCTCGGAGCTCTTGCGCCGGCGTTACAATATCCAAGTCGAGCTCGCGGACCTGTTCAACATCGTCGCACTGTTCACGATCGGAACCAGGGACGAAGCGGCGGAGCGGTTCGTCACCGCATTGGAAGAGATCTCGCGCGACGATCGGCCCCTCGACATGTTTGCGCGCTCGGGGATCCTCGAGCAACCGCGCAATCGGCGCAGCTACCGGCTGCCGAAGACTCCGCCGATGCGCATGCTGCCGCGCGATGCGTTCTTGGCACCGACGGAGAGCGTGACGTTTCGCAAGAGCAAGGGGCGCATCTGCGCGGAGACGATCGCGCCGTATCCGCCGGGCATTCCGGTGCTCGCCCCGGGCGAAGAGATCACCGACGAGATCCTCAACTACCTGCGCTTGGAGTTGAAGGCCGGCGTGCGCATTCAGGGCCCGTACGACAGCGAACTGCGCACGATCCGCGTCGTCCGACCGTAG
- a CDS encoding FAD-dependent monooxygenase, with protein sequence MDAPVIIVGGGPVGLSLGLGLAHHGVRSTILEREAEPPQESRALLVVPRTLEVMQDWSALDALRAAGTWRQVVEISAVGVAERIVRIDFSNVADVIEPAGALLIPQNETESVLRRLVGESGLCTLRTRCDVTGVEERADGVTVTFSTDAGTQQMTAGYVVGCDGAHSIVRQALGLALEGATYRARAVLTDVIVSGPPWAPPSPRFSFKKASLALGIEYAANRWRVIALLPEGVDDASALDPAAHAARLARLLGEGVRARTIWSSLFRIHRRHAQHFVVGSIALAGDAAHLNSPAGGQGMNAGIHDAANLAWKLAYALSGRSDARALLSSYELERREAIAGSVERFTDALTRFGFGGARWFGALPFRLLGVFLREPGMQRKACRAMGMLSGRYTKSPLIDTRHPLAGRRIDDLALPNGSRINRMRAGGAALVVVGHVFGDGLPEPVIRIEKAPKHWHLKHDAALVVRPDGCVACVVERPTPERVSAAWRKAFALRS encoded by the coding sequence ATGGACGCTCCCGTGATCATCGTGGGCGGTGGGCCCGTCGGACTCTCTCTGGGGCTCGGTCTCGCGCATCACGGCGTCCGCTCCACGATTCTCGAACGCGAGGCCGAGCCACCGCAGGAGTCGCGCGCGCTGCTCGTCGTGCCGCGCACGCTGGAAGTGATGCAGGATTGGAGCGCGCTCGACGCTCTGCGCGCTGCGGGCACGTGGCGCCAGGTGGTGGAGATCTCGGCCGTCGGCGTCGCCGAGCGCATCGTGCGGATCGATTTTTCGAACGTTGCCGACGTCATCGAACCCGCCGGTGCCCTTCTTATCCCGCAGAACGAGACGGAAAGCGTCCTTCGCCGGCTCGTCGGCGAGAGCGGGCTCTGCACGCTGCGAACGCGGTGTGACGTTACCGGAGTCGAGGAGCGCGCGGACGGCGTGACCGTAACCTTCTCCACGGACGCGGGAACGCAGCAGATGACGGCGGGCTACGTCGTGGGGTGCGACGGAGCGCACAGCATCGTTCGCCAGGCGCTTGGCTTGGCGCTCGAGGGCGCGACCTATCGCGCGCGCGCCGTCCTCACCGACGTGATCGTCAGCGGCCCGCCGTGGGCGCCCCCGTCGCCGCGCTTTTCGTTCAAGAAGGCATCGCTCGCGCTTGGCATCGAGTACGCCGCAAACAGGTGGCGCGTCATTGCGCTCCTCCCCGAGGGCGTCGACGACGCAAGCGCCCTCGATCCGGCCGCGCACGCCGCGCGCCTCGCGCGCCTGCTCGGCGAAGGAGTCCGAGCGCGTACGATATGGTCGAGCCTCTTTCGCATTCATCGCCGCCACGCGCAGCACTTCGTCGTCGGCTCCATCGCGCTCGCCGGCGACGCCGCGCATCTGAACAGTCCCGCGGGAGGACAAGGCATGAACGCGGGCATCCACGACGCTGCCAACCTTGCATGGAAACTCGCCTACGCGCTCTCGGGCCGCAGCGACGCGCGGGCGCTGCTCTCGAGCTACGAGCTCGAAAGGCGCGAAGCGATCGCGGGGTCGGTGGAGCGTTTCACCGACGCGCTGACGCGATTTGGATTCGGCGGCGCCAGGTGGTTCGGAGCCCTCCCGTTCCGCTTGCTCGGCGTTTTTTTGCGCGAGCCCGGCATGCAGCGCAAAGCGTGCCGCGCGATGGGAATGCTATCCGGCCGCTACACGAAGTCGCCGCTCATCGATACGCGTCACCCGCTCGCAGGGCGCCGCATCGACGATCTCGCGCTCCCGAACGGTTCGCGCATCAATCGGATGCGCGCCGGAGGGGCGGCACTCGTCGTCGTCGGGCACGTATTTGGGGACGGACTTCCCGAACCGGTCATTCGGATCGAGAAAGCGCCGAAGCACTGGCATCTCAAGCACGATGCGGCCCTTGTCGTGCGCCCGGACGGCTGCGTCGCCTGCGTCGTAGAGAGGCCTACGCCGGAGCGCGTCTCGGCAGCGTGGCGCAAAGCGTTTGCTCTGAGATCCTAA
- a CDS encoding nuclear transport factor 2 family protein, translated as MDGGDVRMPARDLGAVFDEHLRDEFELHDAVATMETMSAEPHLYHAPTMIGGNGKEEIFRFYRDHFVTTWPRDTSTTRISRTIGEDQVVDELVMTFTHDTVIDALLPGVTPTGRRVSLPVVVVVKFHEGKIVHEHIYWDQACLLVQVGLLDPAGLPVTGAAQAQSLLDRSYATNALLASKP; from the coding sequence ATGGATGGAGGGGATGTGCGTATGCCGGCACGAGACCTAGGAGCGGTATTCGACGAACATCTACGCGACGAATTCGAATTGCATGATGCCGTGGCCACGATGGAAACCATGAGCGCCGAGCCACACCTCTACCATGCACCAACGATGATCGGTGGCAACGGTAAGGAAGAGATATTTAGGTTCTACCGGGATCATTTTGTCACTACGTGGCCGCGGGACACGTCCACGACCCGCATTTCGCGGACAATCGGAGAGGATCAGGTTGTCGACGAACTCGTCATGACGTTCACGCACGACACCGTGATAGACGCGCTTCTACCCGGCGTCACGCCCACTGGAAGACGCGTGTCGCTGCCGGTCGTCGTCGTGGTGAAGTTCCACGAAGGAAAGATCGTCCACGAACACATCTACTGGGATCAAGCGTGCTTGCTCGTTCAAGTCGGTCTCTTGGATCCGGCGGGCCTCCCGGTTACCGGTGCGGCACAGGCTCAAAGCCTTCTCGATCGCAGCTATGCGACCAACGCGCTCCTTGCGTCGAAGCCGTAG
- a CDS encoding HNH endonuclease: MQSDVLVLNFTYEALNVTTFQRAVKLLFAGKAEAVHNRERVLASTSFEMRMPSVIRMLYYIRRPMQRVALTKKNVLIRDDYACQYCGTHGERLMTVDHVVPKSRGGPSTWENLVCSCMRCNNRKNNRTPQEANLTLRRKPRQPKYIPWIQIKRNTLPDEWGKFLFLYNVSIEERIEV; encoded by the coding sequence ATGCAAAGCGACGTCCTCGTTTTGAACTTCACCTACGAAGCGTTGAACGTCACGACGTTCCAGCGCGCCGTGAAGCTGCTCTTCGCCGGCAAAGCGGAAGCCGTGCACAATCGGGAACGCGTGCTGGCGTCGACGAGCTTCGAGATGCGCATGCCGTCCGTCATTCGGATGCTCTATTACATCCGGCGTCCGATGCAGCGAGTAGCCTTGACGAAGAAGAACGTGCTTATTCGCGACGATTACGCCTGCCAATACTGCGGAACGCACGGCGAGCGCCTCATGACGGTCGATCACGTGGTGCCCAAGAGCCGTGGCGGACCATCGACGTGGGAAAACCTCGTCTGCTCGTGCATGCGCTGCAACAACCGTAAGAACAACCGTACGCCGCAGGAAGCGAACCTCACGCTGCGCCGCAAGCCGCGGCAGCCGAAATACATTCCCTGGATTCAGATCAAGCGCAACACGCTGCCCGACGAATGGGGCAAGTTCTTGTTCCTCTACAACGTCTCGATCGAAGAGCGCATCGAGGTTTAA
- the pdxT gene encoding pyridoxal 5'-phosphate synthase glutaminase subunit PdxT, whose protein sequence is MGERVPVIGVLALQGDVEEHLAALRRAGAQARAVKQCDQLDGLDGLVIPGGESTTVMKLLQRFGLASPIVERVRAGLPLWGTCMGMIVAAHDVADVKQQTLDVLDITVRRNAFGRQNESAEVDLAVPAIGAKPFAAIFIRAPWIERTGPGVELLASREGHGVMVRQGNVLATSFHPELGKDTRVHEYFLSIVREAARIGKRSTAA, encoded by the coding sequence ATGGGGGAGCGCGTGCCCGTGATCGGCGTCCTTGCGTTGCAGGGTGACGTCGAGGAGCACCTTGCGGCGCTGCGCCGCGCCGGCGCGCAGGCGCGCGCAGTGAAGCAGTGCGATCAGCTCGATGGGCTCGACGGATTGGTCATCCCGGGCGGCGAGTCGACTACCGTCATGAAGTTGCTGCAGCGCTTCGGCCTGGCGTCGCCAATCGTCGAGCGCGTACGCGCCGGTCTGCCGCTTTGGGGAACGTGCATGGGCATGATCGTCGCGGCGCACGACGTCGCAGACGTGAAGCAGCAGACCCTCGACGTGCTCGACATCACCGTTCGGCGCAATGCGTTCGGCCGGCAGAACGAGTCCGCGGAAGTCGATCTCGCCGTTCCGGCGATCGGCGCCAAGCCCTTTGCGGCAATCTTCATTCGTGCGCCATGGATCGAGCGCACCGGCCCCGGCGTAGAGTTGCTCGCTTCCCGCGAGGGACACGGCGTCATGGTGCGCCAGGGAAACGTGCTTGCGACCTCCTTCCATCCCGAGCTGGGCAAGGACACGCGCGTCCACGAGTATTTCCTCTCAATCGTCCGCGAGGCGGCGAGGATAGGGAAGCGCTCCACCGCCGCATAA
- the pdxS gene encoding pyridoxal 5'-phosphate synthase lyase subunit PdxS, which translates to MEHTGTDTVKRGLAQMLKGGVIMDVVTPDHALIAQEAGAVAVMALERIPADIRAAGGVARMSSLELIQSIMDAVTIPVMAKVRIGHFAEAQVLQSIGVDYIDESEVLTPADDRYHIEKRPFTTPFVCGARDLGEALRRIAEGAAMIRSKGEAGSGNIVEAVRHMRAIGDAIRELSVAPKEELTARARDLGAPLELVAQVARDGRLPVVLFCAGGVSTPADAALMMQLGAEGIFVGSGIFKSNNERLFAKAIVDATTHYEDPKVVAEACRSLGTSSAMPGLDVRNLPDSELLASRGN; encoded by the coding sequence ATGGAACACACCGGCACGGACACCGTCAAGCGCGGCCTCGCGCAGATGCTCAAGGGTGGCGTCATCATGGACGTCGTGACGCCCGATCACGCGCTCATCGCGCAGGAGGCGGGGGCGGTCGCGGTCATGGCGCTCGAGCGAATTCCAGCCGACATCCGGGCGGCCGGCGGCGTGGCACGGATGAGCTCGCTCGAGTTGATCCAGTCGATCATGGACGCCGTGACGATCCCCGTCATGGCAAAGGTCCGGATCGGCCATTTTGCCGAGGCACAAGTGCTGCAGTCCATCGGCGTCGATTACATCGACGAATCTGAAGTACTGACGCCCGCCGACGACAGGTACCACATCGAGAAGCGTCCGTTCACGACGCCGTTCGTCTGCGGCGCACGCGATCTCGGCGAGGCGCTGCGCCGGATCGCCGAGGGCGCAGCGATGATTCGCAGCAAGGGTGAAGCCGGAAGCGGAAACATCGTCGAAGCCGTACGTCACATGCGCGCGATCGGCGACGCGATCCGCGAGTTGAGCGTTGCGCCGAAAGAAGAACTTACCGCGCGCGCGCGCGATCTCGGCGCACCGCTCGAGCTCGTCGCGCAGGTCGCGCGGGATGGACGCTTACCGGTCGTGCTCTTCTGCGCCGGAGGCGTGTCGACGCCGGCCGACGCGGCGCTCATGATGCAGCTCGGGGCGGAAGGCATCTTCGTCGGGAGCGGCATCTTCAAATCGAACAACGAAAGACTCTTTGCGAAAGCGATCGTTGACGCGACGACGCACTACGAGGATCCGAAGGTCGTCGCCGAGGCGTGCCGCTCGCTCGGAACGTCGTCGGCGATGCCGGGCCTCGACGTGCGTAACCTCCCCGATTCGGAGTTGCTCGCAAGCAGAGGAAACTGA
- a CDS encoding amylo-alpha-1,6-glucosidase produces MGSSYDAQHNEYCAYVLSEEQTPYGLLLGNYKTYAQSTAKGGVRGLWDADTDRIIFGTHQIAYRLRDGRQTLFPHQIAREFTFLPYAQLSEFTLENRLHVSEAFYVPHGAAFDRAVSFVVDVTLYNPGAAEIEVSVFPWALLIGQRFYGEPEHEVHAHIDGPLVCSRNLETGGERWWGGSRTPSAINLSLREQVLLQHMRRGGLVPRIQDQQLGEVTPEEAELVSHRIFGAFEYRIRVAAGAREALRIAVVYHAAGRERSRPVLEALLRDPRALHDTQHYFAERLADARIMTPSPVISRGIVWAKANMLRVVKEYPHGWGATNSPPSDILVSRDTSWFVHGYDYFLPQFSRDALEVFSRVAEENGMMIEYVRGVSGFKTSYDLNINDDTPLHLVAMLHHYNATLDDAWVREHHALVVKMADYLLSQRDAYGLIFCKAQGVDMYGISSWRNIIPYYTLDGAVTEINAEAVFALEAAAMLCAVVDDHEHWERYGQEAQALRAAMIAQLYNDDTGAFVLNYDKDRNYQDNFTADEVFPVLFGVGGYEQRRAILARLQEADFVTPIGLRTISTADSWYFPSYGYGLLGGVWPDLTLWFTVALARHAYVDEAVHYLGAMYEAMEAGSPRNTVPGEFGEWFDGGSLSNRGMYLSPWTGAKYLWAVAETVGGLDGYRTSGRPHLVPLRPKGWQWIAAARVHWGNRRCSYVIDLRNDIIYGDMSELSAEEPFTCIHAGRDVSDEVTTSPVEVGAVAFEDPNGAARIFLCNLDDAARDVSVEFRGHSARLELAAGALGEVHFMGTPTERRARATRLDVVRPALNRLLRRSVST; encoded by the coding sequence ATGGGATCGAGCTACGACGCGCAGCACAACGAGTACTGCGCGTACGTTCTCTCCGAAGAGCAAACGCCGTACGGTCTCCTCTTAGGCAACTACAAGACGTACGCGCAATCGACGGCAAAAGGAGGCGTCCGCGGCTTATGGGACGCGGATACCGATCGCATCATCTTCGGAACGCATCAAATCGCCTATCGCCTGCGCGACGGGCGGCAGACGCTCTTCCCGCACCAAATCGCGCGCGAGTTCACGTTCCTCCCCTACGCGCAGCTCTCGGAGTTCACGCTGGAGAACCGCTTGCACGTCAGCGAAGCGTTTTACGTGCCGCACGGCGCCGCGTTCGACCGGGCCGTCTCCTTCGTGGTCGACGTCACCCTGTACAACCCCGGCGCCGCGGAGATCGAGGTCTCCGTCTTTCCTTGGGCGCTCCTCATCGGGCAGCGTTTCTACGGCGAACCGGAGCACGAAGTGCACGCACACATCGACGGGCCGCTGGTGTGCTCGCGCAATCTGGAGACCGGCGGCGAGCGTTGGTGGGGAGGCTCGCGGACGCCGTCGGCGATCAACTTGTCACTGCGTGAACAGGTGCTGCTGCAGCACATGCGCCGCGGCGGGCTCGTGCCGCGGATCCAAGACCAGCAGCTCGGCGAGGTGACCCCGGAGGAAGCCGAGCTGGTCAGCCACCGTATCTTCGGCGCCTTCGAGTACCGCATTCGCGTCGCGGCGGGTGCGCGCGAGGCGCTGCGCATCGCGGTCGTCTACCACGCTGCCGGCAGAGAGCGTTCCAGACCCGTCCTCGAAGCGCTCCTCCGCGATCCCCGCGCGCTGCACGACACGCAGCACTACTTCGCCGAGCGACTAGCCGACGCGCGGATCATGACCCCCTCACCGGTCATCAGCCGTGGCATCGTCTGGGCGAAAGCGAACATGCTGCGCGTCGTGAAGGAATATCCGCACGGCTGGGGTGCGACGAACTCGCCGCCCTCCGACATCCTCGTCTCGCGCGACACGTCGTGGTTCGTTCACGGATACGACTACTTCTTGCCGCAGTTCAGCCGCGACGCGCTCGAGGTCTTCAGTCGCGTCGCGGAAGAGAACGGCATGATGATCGAGTACGTGCGCGGCGTCAGCGGCTTCAAGACGTCCTACGATCTCAACATCAATGACGACACGCCGTTGCATCTCGTGGCGATGCTCCATCACTACAACGCGACGCTGGACGACGCATGGGTGCGCGAGCATCACGCGCTCGTCGTCAAAATGGCGGACTACCTGCTCTCGCAGCGCGACGCGTACGGGCTGATTTTCTGCAAAGCGCAAGGCGTCGATATGTACGGCATCTCCTCGTGGCGCAACATCATTCCGTACTACACGCTCGACGGCGCAGTCACGGAGATCAACGCGGAAGCGGTCTTCGCGCTGGAGGCAGCGGCAATGCTCTGCGCGGTCGTCGACGATCACGAACACTGGGAGCGGTACGGGCAAGAAGCCCAAGCGCTGCGGGCGGCGATGATCGCCCAGCTCTACAACGACGATACCGGGGCGTTCGTCCTGAACTACGACAAGGACCGCAACTACCAAGACAACTTCACGGCGGACGAAGTCTTCCCGGTGCTCTTCGGCGTCGGCGGGTACGAGCAGCGGCGCGCCATCCTGGCGCGCTTGCAGGAAGCGGATTTCGTGACGCCGATCGGCCTGCGCACCATCTCGACGGCGGATTCCTGGTACTTCCCTTCGTACGGCTACGGGTTGCTCGGCGGCGTGTGGCCGGATCTCACGCTCTGGTTCACGGTGGCGCTCGCCCGTCACGCGTACGTAGACGAAGCCGTGCACTACTTGGGTGCGATGTACGAAGCGATGGAGGCTGGAAGCCCGCGCAACACCGTACCGGGTGAGTTCGGGGAATGGTTCGACGGCGGGTCGCTCAGCAACCGCGGAATGTATCTCTCGCCGTGGACCGGCGCAAAGTATCTCTGGGCGGTGGCCGAGACCGTCGGCGGCCTCGACGGGTATCGCACGAGCGGTAGGCCGCATCTCGTGCCGTTGCGGCCGAAGGGCTGGCAATGGATCGCGGCCGCGCGCGTGCACTGGGGCAATCGCCGGTGCAGCTACGTCATCGATCTGCGCAACGACATCATCTACGGCGATATGAGCGAGCTCTCGGCGGAGGAGCCGTTCACGTGCATCCATGCCGGGCGCGACGTCAGCGACGAGGTCACGACCTCGCCGGTCGAGGTCGGAGCGGTGGCGTTCGAGGATCCGAACGGCGCGGCACGCATCTTTCTCTGCAACCTCGACGATGCTGCGCGCGACGTTTCGGTCGAGTTTCGCGGCCACTCCGCGCGCCTCGAGCTTGCCGCAGGGGCGCTGGGCGAAGTCCACTTCATGGGGACGCCCACCGAGCGCAGAGCACGCGCCACGCGCCTGGACGTCGTTCGCCCGGCGCTCAACCGCTTGTTGAGAAGAAGCGTCTCCACGTAG
- the ispE gene encoding 4-(cytidine 5'-diphospho)-2-C-methyl-D-erythritol kinase: protein MKSGIRGLGPRPSRDTFRAPAKINLTLEVLGRREDGYHGIRSVMVPLELADTITIEPCEELVFDCEVRELAGEENLALRALRAIEAATRRPLGARVTLHKAIPTQAGLGGGSSDAAAILRAAMEGTLGVVPALDWLEIARGLGSDVPFFLVAGAALVEGTGERVTALGAVPAWPVLVVKPPAQVVTAQAYAALDERKRPGRPRSESLSLQCAQALQHGDFDGVQNALGNDFHELALDVPSIRHAYDALRAAGAAKPLIAGSGSCLFVLARDAAERDALHERLRLSPEFEVFATAFARDDAWREASARA, encoded by the coding sequence ATGAAGTCCGGTATTCGCGGCTTGGGGCCGCGGCCATCCCGAGACACGTTCCGCGCACCGGCCAAGATCAACCTGACGTTGGAGGTGCTCGGGCGCCGCGAGGACGGCTACCACGGCATCCGCAGCGTCATGGTTCCCCTGGAGCTCGCGGACACGATAACGATCGAGCCCTGCGAGGAGCTCGTTTTCGATTGCGAGGTACGCGAGCTTGCCGGGGAGGAAAACCTCGCGCTTCGTGCGCTGCGCGCGATCGAGGCCGCAACGCGACGGCCTCTCGGTGCGCGCGTCACGCTGCACAAGGCAATCCCCACGCAGGCGGGCCTCGGCGGCGGTTCGAGCGACGCAGCGGCGATTCTCCGCGCCGCGATGGAGGGCACGCTCGGCGTCGTGCCCGCACTCGATTGGCTCGAAATCGCGCGCGGTCTCGGCTCCGACGTTCCGTTCTTTCTCGTCGCCGGCGCGGCACTCGTCGAAGGAACCGGCGAGCGGGTGACCGCACTCGGCGCCGTTCCCGCATGGCCGGTGCTCGTCGTGAAGCCGCCGGCGCAGGTCGTGACCGCACAGGCGTACGCCGCGCTGGACGAGCGGAAGCGCCCCGGCCGACCGCGTAGCGAGTCGCTCTCGCTGCAATGCGCGCAAGCGCTCCAGCACGGCGATTTCGACGGCGTCCAAAACGCGCTCGGCAATGATTTTCACGAGCTCGCTCTGGACGTGCCGTCGATCCGGCACGCCTACGACGCGTTACGCGCGGCGGGCGCCGCCAAGCCGCTGATCGCGGGTTCCGGCTCGTGTCTCTTCGTGCTGGCGCGCGACGCCGCCGAGCGTGATGCACTACACGAGCGCTTGAGGCTCTCGCCGGAGTTCGAGGTCTTCGCAACGGCGTTTGCCCGCGATGATGCGTGGCGGGAGGCCAGCGCGCGCGCGTGA
- a CDS encoding nucleotidyltransferase family protein translates to MTAVVLAGGPPDEVSALQPGAPNKAFVRVGGQTLVERVLRALRAARDVSHVIVVAPLATHTDAALALADERRPDGKRITQSLRSGLAGVPQDELVLVAASDLPVLTAGAIDDFVARAQRLGGEIGYGCVERAVHVAAYPEVPHTWARLRDGTYCGGGLFTLRPRVLPALERFIEQLGAARKKPWRLAKLFGPGVLAKYALGKLSIADAEARARAVLGAAVYAVVSPYAQTAVNVDRASDVALAERIIANA, encoded by the coding sequence GTGACTGCAGTCGTGCTTGCGGGAGGCCCACCCGACGAGGTCTCGGCACTGCAGCCGGGCGCGCCCAACAAAGCCTTCGTCCGCGTGGGAGGCCAGACGCTCGTCGAGCGCGTGCTTCGCGCGCTGCGCGCCGCGCGCGACGTCTCGCACGTCATCGTCGTCGCGCCGCTCGCGACGCATACCGACGCGGCGCTCGCGCTTGCCGACGAGCGCAGGCCGGACGGCAAGCGGATTACCCAGAGCCTGCGCAGCGGTCTGGCCGGCGTTCCACAGGACGAGCTCGTACTCGTCGCGGCCTCCGATCTGCCGGTACTCACGGCCGGCGCGATCGACGACTTCGTCGCACGAGCCCAACGCCTCGGCGGCGAGATCGGCTACGGCTGCGTCGAACGCGCCGTACACGTCGCCGCCTATCCGGAGGTACCGCACACCTGGGCGCGGCTGCGCGACGGCACCTACTGCGGCGGCGGCCTCTTCACGCTGCGTCCGCGCGTCTTGCCGGCCCTAGAACGCTTCATCGAGCAGCTCGGCGCCGCGCGCAAGAAGCCGTGGCGCCTCGCTAAGCTCTTCGGACCGGGCGTACTGGCGAAATACGCCCTCGGAAAACTCTCGATTGCGGATGCCGAGGCTCGTGCCCGGGCAGTGCTCGGCGCTGCGGTCTACGCCGTCGTCTCGCCATACGCGCAGACCGCCGTCAACGTCGACCGCGCTAGCGACGTCGCGCTGGCAGAGCGAATCATCGCCAACGCTTGA
- a CDS encoding UbiX family flavin prenyltransferase gives MKRIVVGISGASGSVYGRATLQALRAAGGIETHLVITSAARRTIEIETGSTPSEFEALADVVYRNDDIAAAIASGSFLTDGMLVVPCSMKSAAAIALSLDENLLVRAADVCLKERRPLVLVVRETPLHLGHLRTLVQLAEIGAVILPPIPAMYAAPKSVEDIVAHTVGKALDQFGISNDLFKRWR, from the coding sequence ATGAAGCGTATCGTCGTCGGCATCAGCGGAGCAAGCGGAAGCGTCTACGGCCGCGCGACGCTGCAAGCGCTGCGCGCAGCAGGCGGCATCGAGACGCACCTCGTGATCACCTCGGCGGCGCGGCGAACGATCGAGATCGAGACCGGATCGACGCCGTCCGAGTTCGAGGCGCTTGCGGACGTCGTGTATCGCAACGATGACATCGCGGCGGCGATCGCGAGCGGATCCTTTCTCACCGACGGCATGCTCGTCGTCCCGTGCTCGATGAAGAGCGCAGCCGCGATCGCGCTTTCTTTGGACGAGAACCTGCTCGTTCGGGCCGCCGACGTCTGCCTCAAGGAGAGACGCCCCCTGGTGCTCGTCGTTCGCGAGACGCCGCTTCACCTGGGACACCTGCGTACGCTCGTCCAGCTCGCCGAGATCGGGGCCGTCATCTTACCGCCGATCCCTGCGATGTACGCCGCTCCGAAGAGCGTCGAAGACATCGTGGCGCACACGGTCGGCAAGGCGCTCGATCAGTTCGGCATCAGCAACGACCTCTTCAAGCGTTGGCGATGA